From one Methanobrevibacter woesei genomic stretch:
- the mcrC gene encoding 5-methylcytosine-specific restriction endonuclease system specificity protein McrC, whose product MIPIKNIYHMLCYAFSVLNENEYNKVCTEDFENTLELFAEILDIGIKKQIKQGLVKDYIEENEVTSLIRGKINISNSIKDQSFLKRQLYCTYDEFSINCYLNQIIKSTLNLILKNDLSKERKSKLKKILPYFREVDTLEVNKINWKIRYDRNNQNYRMIIGICYLTIKGLLQTEDRGNAKLMEFLDDQRMSRLYEKFILEYYKLEYPVIKVHSPQIKWQLDDDNSWLLPVMQTDIVLSYGDKTLIIDAKYYGNIFRKHYDVNTLHSGNLYQIFTYVKNKEIELSDKSHEVSGMLLYAKTDEKLVPNQKYTMSGNVICIKTLNLNQDFSLIKKQLDDIVHEFILEN is encoded by the coding sequence TTGATTCCTATTAAAAATATTTATCATATGCTTTGTTATGCATTTTCTGTATTAAATGAAAATGAATATAATAAAGTATGTACTGAGGATTTTGAGAATACTTTAGAATTATTTGCTGAGATATTGGATATAGGAATTAAAAAACAGATCAAACAGGGTTTAGTTAAAGATTATATTGAAGAAAATGAAGTTACCTCTTTAATTAGGGGAAAAATAAATATTTCCAATTCAATTAAAGATCAAAGTTTTCTAAAAAGGCAGTTGTACTGCACTTATGATGAATTTTCTATTAACTGTTATTTAAATCAAATTATAAAATCTACCTTAAACTTAATTTTAAAAAATGATTTGTCTAAAGAACGTAAATCTAAATTAAAAAAGATTTTACCTTATTTTAGAGAAGTTGATACTTTAGAGGTTAATAAAATTAATTGGAAAATAAGGTATGATAGGAATAACCAGAATTACAGGATGATTATTGGAATTTGTTATTTAACAATTAAAGGATTGCTTCAAACAGAAGATAGGGGAAATGCTAAATTAATGGAATTTTTAGATGATCAAAGAATGAGTAGATTATATGAAAAATTTATTTTAGAGTATTATAAGTTAGAATATCCTGTAATTAAAGTTCATTCGCCTCAAATTAAATGGCAATTAGATGATGATAATTCATGGTTACTTCCAGTAATGCAAACAGATATAGTATTGTCATATGGGGATAAAACTTTAATTATTGATGCGAAGTATTATGGTAATATTTTTAGAAAGCATTATGATGTAAATACTCTTCATTCTGGAAATTTATATCAAATTTTTACCTATGTAAAAAATAAAGAAATAGAATTATCAGATAAATCTCATGAAGTTTCAGGCATGCTTCTTTATGCTAAAACTGATGAAAAATTAGTTCCAAATCAAAAATATACTATGAGTGGAAATGTTATATGTATAAAGACATTAAATCTAAATCAGGATTTCAGTTTAATTAAAAAACAGCTTGATGATATAGTTCATGAATTTATTTTAGAAAATTGA
- a CDS encoding DUF2085 domain-containing protein, with protein sequence MSIFKYFCHQIPERSFFIGSHQFPVCARCTGAYLGIAIMILVYFSIPMPFNLDMIFLSFILAIPAVVDGVTQLFNFRVSNNGLRVITGFLLGVAIVIFFKSLKHIFLL encoded by the coding sequence ATGAGTATTTTTAAATATTTTTGCCATCAAATACCTGAAAGAAGTTTTTTCATTGGTAGTCATCAGTTTCCAGTATGTGCAAGATGTACTGGGGCATATTTGGGAATAGCTATTATGATTTTAGTCTATTTTTCAATTCCAATGCCTTTTAATTTAGACATGATTTTTTTATCTTTTATTTTAGCTATTCCTGCAGTTGTTGATGGTGTAACTCAGCTGTTTAATTTTAGGGTAAGTAATAATGGTTTAAGAGTGATAACAGGTTTTCTTTTAGGGGTGGCTATTGTAATATTTTTTAAAAGTTTAAAGCATATTTTTTTACTTTAG
- a CDS encoding orotate phosphoribosyltransferase-like protein, producing MENELIQKAQELRKHGFTTGEIADELNVSMDTARWLTLQKPRDEKPEAPVDFAINWQSLGGNSTRLRYVSGALSDMALSHGEADVIVGIAVSGIPFATMMADFLEDMSGVETSLAVFHPNKHRKQNDIGDGEGAISENFGSVEGKKVVIVDDVITSGNTVTEVLETVKDHGGEPIAVTVLIDKAGLSEIDGVPVESLIKVSRLG from the coding sequence ATGGAAAATGAACTAATTCAAAAAGCACAAGAGCTTAGAAAACATGGATTCACCACTGGGGAAATAGCTGATGAATTAAATGTATCTATGGACACAGCCAGATGGTTAACTCTTCAAAAACCACGTGATGAAAAACCAGAAGCACCAGTTGACTTTGCAATTAACTGGCAAAGCCTTGGTGGAAACTCTACAAGACTTAGATATGTTTCTGGTGCATTAAGCGATATGGCATTATCTCATGGTGAAGCAGATGTTATTGTTGGAATTGCAGTTAGTGGAATTCCATTTGCAACAATGATGGCTGACTTTTTAGAAGACATGAGTGGTGTTGAAACATCCCTTGCAGTTTTCCACCCAAATAAACACAGAAAACAAAATGACATTGGTGATGGCGAAGGAGCTATTAGTGAAAACTTTGGATCCGTTGAAGGTAAAAAAGTTGTAATAGTTGATGATGTTATCACAAGTGGTAATACTGTTACAGAAGTACTTGAAACCGTTAAAGATCATGGCGGAGAACCTATTGCTGTTACAGTTTTAATTGATAAAGCAGGCCTTTCTGAAATTGATGGTGTTCCTGTAGAATCTTTAATTAAAGTAAGTAGATTAGGTTAA
- a CDS encoding Gfo/Idh/MocA family protein — MRKINVGVIGVGAMGYNHARVYYRLEEANLVAVSDVSERTLNKVCEKYDAKGYSDYEDLLKDPEIEVVSVCVPTTHHHDVVMKAIEYGKHVLVEKPIAFSLEEAEEMIAAAKEKGVILGTGHVERFNPAVQKAKELIENDVIGDVVSASAKRVGPFPPRIKDVGVCIDLAIHDLDVMYYLFNEDVEQVYGTMSSILDKTDFEDHAEIMVSFTNATGILEVNWLTPYKRREIEITGTDGIISVDYIEQSIEVFGKFAQDINIKHEEPLKEELKSFLEAVDEGKDPVITGEDGLNALKMVIAASKSSRAHKPISFDELD; from the coding sequence TTGAGGAAAATCAATGTAGGTGTTATCGGCGTTGGAGCAATGGGATATAACCATGCTCGTGTATATTACAGATTAGAAGAAGCGAATTTAGTTGCAGTTTCTGATGTTAGTGAAAGAACATTAAACAAAGTATGTGAAAAATACGATGCTAAAGGTTATTCTGACTATGAAGACTTACTTAAAGATCCAGAAATCGAAGTTGTAAGTGTTTGTGTACCTACAACCCACCACCACGATGTTGTAATGAAAGCTATTGAATATGGTAAACATGTTTTAGTAGAAAAACCAATTGCATTTAGCTTAGAAGAAGCTGAAGAAATGATAGCTGCTGCAAAAGAAAAAGGAGTTATTCTTGGAACTGGACATGTTGAAAGATTCAACCCAGCTGTTCAAAAAGCAAAAGAGCTTATTGAAAATGATGTAATTGGTGATGTGGTTTCAGCTTCTGCAAAAAGAGTAGGTCCATTCCCTCCAAGGATTAAAGATGTTGGAGTATGTATTGATTTAGCTATTCACGATTTAGATGTAATGTACTACTTATTCAACGAAGATGTAGAACAAGTTTATGGAACAATGAGTAGTATTTTAGATAAAACTGACTTTGAAGACCATGCTGAAATTATGGTTAGCTTTACTAATGCTACTGGTATTCTTGAAGTAAACTGGTTAACTCCATATAAAAGAAGAGAAATTGAAATTACTGGAACAGATGGAATCATATCTGTTGACTACATAGAACAAAGTATTGAAGTCTTTGGAAAATTTGCACAAGACATTAATATAAAACATGAAGAACCATTAAAAGAAGAGTTAAAATCTTTCTTAGAAGCAGTTGATGAAGGAAAAGACCCTGTAATCACTGGGGAAGATGGGCTTAATGCTCTTAAAATGGTAATAGCTGCAAGCAAATCCTCCAGAGCACATAAACCAATTAGTTTTGATGAACTTGATTAA
- the hemC gene encoding hydroxymethylbilane synthase, whose translation MIVGTRGSQLALKQTKDVCADLSKITGQDIEINIIKTKGDKITDSQLYNMDSKGLFTKELDKAVLEEEVDFSVHSFKDLPTELDEDLEIVAVPKREAPNEVLISDKSWDELTEGSTLGTSSLRREAFCNLYKKDLQLKPIRGNIETRINKVKDTSLDATIMAQAGLKRLNLDNNIKTIFPLDYFTPAAGQGALAVITRKDSDKKEVISKLNHYQSMQEVFGEKSILKELGVGCQWPIGAIARFNNNKFNLYSILLTQEGEILKECNETGSIKDAEDLGRKIGMIFKDYV comes from the coding sequence TTGATTGTTGGAACTAGAGGGAGTCAATTAGCACTTAAACAAACCAAAGATGTTTGTGCAGATTTATCCAAAATTACTGGACAAGATATTGAAATCAATATTATTAAAACAAAAGGAGATAAAATTACCGACTCTCAATTATATAATATGGATTCAAAAGGCTTATTCACTAAAGAATTAGATAAAGCAGTGCTTGAAGAAGAAGTTGATTTCTCAGTTCACAGCTTTAAAGATTTACCAACTGAATTAGATGAAGATCTTGAAATAGTAGCTGTTCCTAAAAGAGAAGCACCTAATGAGGTGTTAATCTCAGATAAAAGTTGGGATGAATTAACTGAAGGTTCTACATTAGGTACAAGTAGTTTAAGAAGAGAAGCTTTCTGTAATCTTTATAAAAAAGATTTGCAGTTAAAACCTATTAGAGGTAATATTGAAACCAGAATAAACAAAGTTAAAGATACAAGCTTAGATGCTACAATCATGGCTCAAGCAGGACTTAAAAGACTAAATTTAGATAATAATATTAAAACTATTTTTCCACTAGATTACTTTACTCCTGCAGCAGGCCAAGGTGCTTTAGCTGTGATTACTAGGAAAGATTCTGATAAAAAAGAGGTTATCTCAAAATTAAACCATTATCAATCCATGCAAGAAGTATTCGGAGAAAAAAGTATTCTTAAAGAACTAGGTGTTGGATGCCAATGGCCTATTGGAGCAATAGCTAGATTTAATAATAATAAATTTAATTTATATTCAATTCTTTTAACCCAAGAAGGTGAAATTCTTAAAGAATGTAATGAAACTGGATCTATTAAAGATGCTGAGGATTTAGGTAGAAAAATTGGTATGATTTTTAAAGATTATGTATAA
- the cfbE gene encoding coenzyme F430 synthase, which translates to MDCLIIDLTHGGVKIAISLVKTKKYDTVYAYDIYKTLKPIDKKMLEVYGVKVINLETIDKNIKNLTVVSPIHLPLSEEDIKKEINNPNINYTFLNHHEAVSLILDEWCEKYPEILKIEVTGVKGKTSSVFMLKEIFNFKNPLILSSLGALLYRNGEKTTLKKNISITPANIKETIDLAYKTSNPICKIASGEVESENIVEYGVAIFESSLGVTGIGDIGLLTNIAENYPIAKNRLNAHKAKAQVFRCNLIAIEKETLDDYYPLEKEKFENKINTFSLENSEANVYASNIKYSLNKTTFDVTYTNLKTVTGDKINGRFKIATFAPGHHHVQNVLGAITVSLASNISEDKIINGLENYKGILGRSSKKTVKNSLIIEEINPGINTKAIENSIDMIKDLENYSIIIGGDYGITCEEIDEEKVSNLLDSYDLDLTLTGDVGLNIFNKMDKKHSYVKNYQDAINKNIKKGKNILFIYRSNYKELNKR; encoded by the coding sequence ATGGATTGTTTAATTATTGATTTAACTCATGGTGGAGTTAAAATAGCTATTAGCCTTGTAAAGACTAAAAAATATGATACTGTTTATGCATATGACATCTATAAAACTTTAAAACCAATTGATAAAAAAATGCTTGAAGTATATGGAGTTAAAGTTATAAATTTAGAGACTATTGACAAAAATATTAAAAATTTAACAGTAGTTTCTCCTATTCACCTCCCATTAAGTGAAGAAGATATTAAAAAGGAAATTAACAATCCAAATATCAACTACACTTTTTTAAACCATCATGAAGCAGTGTCATTAATACTTGATGAATGGTGTGAAAAATATCCTGAAATATTAAAAATAGAAGTTACTGGAGTCAAAGGGAAAACTAGCTCTGTTTTCATGTTAAAAGAAATTTTTAACTTTAAAAACCCGCTAATTTTAAGTAGTTTAGGTGCTTTACTTTATAGAAATGGAGAAAAAACAACTCTTAAGAAAAATATCAGCATAACACCAGCTAACATTAAAGAAACTATCGATTTAGCTTACAAAACTTCAAATCCAATATGTAAAATAGCTAGTGGCGAGGTTGAAAGTGAAAATATTGTAGAATATGGAGTTGCTATTTTTGAGTCATCATTAGGAGTTACTGGAATTGGAGATATTGGACTTTTAACAAATATTGCTGAAAATTATCCTATTGCAAAAAATAGATTAAATGCACATAAAGCAAAAGCCCAAGTATTTAGATGTAACTTAATAGCTATTGAAAAGGAAACACTTGATGACTATTATCCATTAGAAAAAGAAAAATTTGAAAATAAAATTAACACATTTTCATTAGAAAATTCTGAAGCTAATGTCTATGCAAGTAACATAAAATACAGTCTAAATAAAACCACATTTGATGTAACATATACCAATTTAAAAACAGTCACTGGTGATAAAATAAATGGTAGGTTTAAAATAGCTACTTTTGCACCAGGACATCACCATGTACAGAATGTCTTAGGAGCTATTACTGTAAGTTTAGCATCAAATATTAGTGAAGATAAAATTATTAACGGTCTTGAAAATTATAAGGGAATCCTTGGAAGAAGTTCCAAAAAAACAGTGAAAAATAGCTTAATCATTGAAGAAATTAACCCTGGAATTAATACAAAAGCTATTGAAAACTCCATTGACATGATAAAAGACCTTGAAAATTATTCTATCATTATTGGTGGAGATTATGGAATAACCTGTGAAGAAATTGATGAAGAGAAAGTCAGCAATCTTTTAGATAGCTATGATTTGGATTTAACTTTAACAGGAGATGTTGGATTAAATATCTTCAATAAAATGGATAAAAAACACAGCTATGTTAAAAATTATCAGGATGCAATTAATAAAAACATCAAAAAAGGCAAAAATATTTTGTTTATCTACAGATCCAATTATAAAGAATTGAACAAAAGATAA
- a CDS encoding bifunctional NADP phosphatase/NAD kinase, protein MNEKEKTIATNLAYEIIKDVGRAIRPYVGNPESGEQVKIGADGTPTSFIDIIAENEVINVLKKSPYLSYLISEEIGELKLGRGKSEEITLTQELRRTDLSEDETPHFIFLVDPLDGTSNAIKEIPAYGISVAVANVPKGRVATLDDVELGFISNFGNGNFFEAEKGKGCWLNNETVKPSENTSIRNMSLGGFTKSSTITASKLVDNARRMRVLGSVVLELSYVASGKYDAFLDLRGSRIIDIAASKLIVEEVGGIITNKYGEKLNNKLSIYEKTIVVAANNKILHNQIIDILNDNESDVIGNVGIVSRLDEYKSVLYSAKIIDFLLMNGIEVEIEKGLSKKLESLKDNPDIKEIIKKTQEEAPEIADQIEDLTFKTNYKKLSKKLSDFDCDMAIILGGDGTLLRTQSKMTKEIPIFGINMGTVGFLTEIEVKDTFKVLTKILKGEYYVEERTKLIVSHENHQYSALNEVVIMTKSPAKMLHFEVQVDGEIVEEFRADGLIISTPSGSTAYSMSAGGPILDPKVGGFIIIPICPYKLGVRPFVISDNSEIIVKLLKKGKKAVFVMDGQINEEAEYQEEIKFKKSDRNVYFIRTSKKYFYEKVKEKLIEGGIHNVPRCL, encoded by the coding sequence ATGAATGAAAAAGAAAAAACAATAGCTACAAATCTTGCATATGAAATAATTAAAGATGTTGGAAGGGCTATTAGACCTTATGTTGGAAATCCAGAATCTGGAGAACAAGTTAAAATTGGTGCAGACGGGACACCAACCTCATTTATTGATATAATTGCAGAAAATGAAGTTATTAACGTTCTTAAAAAGTCACCTTATCTCTCATATCTCATCAGTGAAGAAATAGGGGAATTAAAATTAGGAAGAGGCAAATCCGAAGAAATTACACTTACACAAGAATTAAGAAGAACTGATTTAAGTGAAGATGAAACACCTCATTTTATTTTCTTAGTAGATCCATTAGATGGAACTAGCAATGCAATTAAAGAAATTCCAGCATATGGTATTTCAGTAGCTGTAGCAAATGTACCTAAAGGAAGAGTAGCTACTTTAGATGATGTTGAATTAGGTTTCATAAGTAATTTTGGAAATGGCAATTTCTTTGAAGCAGAAAAAGGAAAAGGCTGCTGGTTAAATAATGAAACTGTAAAACCATCTGAGAACACCAGTATTCGCAATATGTCCCTTGGCGGATTTACAAAAAGCAGTACAATTACAGCTTCCAAATTAGTTGATAATGCAAGGCGTATGCGTGTTTTAGGTTCTGTAGTTCTTGAATTATCCTATGTAGCTAGTGGAAAATATGATGCTTTTCTTGATTTAAGAGGAAGTAGAATAATTGATATAGCTGCTTCTAAATTAATCGTTGAGGAAGTTGGAGGTATAATCACAAATAAATACGGTGAAAAACTTAACAACAAGCTCAGTATTTATGAAAAAACAATTGTTGTTGCAGCTAATAATAAAATACTCCACAATCAAATTATTGATATCTTAAATGATAATGAATCCGATGTTATTGGCAATGTTGGAATTGTCAGTCGTTTAGATGAATATAAATCTGTCTTATACTCTGCAAAAATTATTGATTTCCTATTAATGAATGGTATTGAAGTAGAAATTGAAAAAGGATTAAGTAAAAAACTTGAATCCCTTAAAGATAATCCAGATATTAAAGAAATCATTAAGAAAACACAAGAAGAAGCTCCTGAAATAGCTGATCAAATTGAAGACTTGACTTTTAAAACAAATTATAAAAAATTGTCTAAAAAATTGTCTGATTTTGACTGCGATATGGCAATAATACTTGGAGGAGATGGAACATTACTTAGAACTCAAAGTAAAATGACCAAAGAAATTCCTATTTTTGGAATTAACATGGGTACTGTAGGATTCTTAACAGAAATTGAAGTCAAAGACACATTTAAAGTTTTAACAAAAATTTTAAAAGGTGAATACTATGTTGAAGAAAGAACAAAACTCATTGTCTCACATGAAAATCACCAATATTCTGCATTAAATGAAGTAGTGATAATGACTAAAAGTCCTGCTAAAATGTTACACTTTGAAGTCCAGGTAGATGGTGAAATAGTTGAAGAATTCAGAGCCGATGGATTAATTATTTCAACACCAAGTGGTTCTACAGCATATTCCATGTCAGCAGGAGGCCCTATTTTAGATCCAAAAGTTGGAGGATTCATTATAATTCCAATTTGTCCTTATAAATTAGGAGTAAGACCATTTGTTATATCTGACAATAGTGAAATAATAGTAAAATTGCTTAAAAAAGGTAAAAAAGCAGTATTTGTAATGGATGGTCAAATTAATGAAGAAGCAGAATATCAGGAAGAAATTAAATTCAAAAAATCCGATAGAAATGTTTACTTCATAAGGACAAGTAAAAAATACTTCTATGAAAAAGTTAAAGAGAAATTGATAGAAGGCGGAATTCATAATGTCCCACGGTGCTTATAA
- a CDS encoding pyruvoyl-dependent arginine decarboxylase codes for MKIAIVSGNDEGPTELNAFDNALTKAGIGDVNLIKVSSMLAGNAKVEKLPELKAGSMVNCVLSTVTSKNKGDEITAVVAVAIGKELGCVVETTGINQSKEDIKNEAIFMVKYMMEKRNVEIEDLIVEEASHTVEKVGSVVASVVYLNDDIIK; via the coding sequence ATGAAAATAGCTATTGTATCAGGAAATGATGAAGGACCTACAGAATTAAATGCTTTTGATAATGCCTTAACAAAAGCTGGAATTGGTGATGTAAACTTAATTAAAGTATCAAGCATGCTTGCAGGAAATGCCAAAGTAGAAAAATTACCTGAATTAAAAGCAGGTTCAATGGTTAATTGTGTACTATCTACTGTTACTTCTAAAAATAAAGGAGATGAAATTACAGCAGTAGTTGCAGTAGCTATTGGAAAAGAATTAGGATGTGTTGTTGAAACAACTGGAATAAACCAATCAAAAGAAGATATTAAAAATGAAGCTATTTTCATGGTAAAATATATGATGGAAAAACGTAATGTTGAAATAGAAGATTTAATTGTTGAAGAAGCTAGCCATACTGTAGAGAAAGTCGGTTCAGTTGTAGCTTCAGTAGTGTATCTAAATGATGATATAATAAAATGA
- a CDS encoding translation initiation factor IF-5A has translation MSTKVVEIKTLKVGKYIVLGGEASKITSLTTSSPGKHGAAKARLEAVGIFDNQKRSIVKPVDTKVDIPIIDKRVGQVLSIQGNNVQLMDMESYETLDLEMPEDLKDEITEGIEVDYIVALGNMKIMRTK, from the coding sequence ATGTCAACAAAAGTTGTAGAAATTAAAACTTTAAAAGTCGGAAAATACATCGTATTGGGTGGAGAAGCTTCTAAAATTACTAGTTTAACTACATCTTCCCCTGGTAAACACGGGGCAGCTAAAGCAAGATTAGAAGCTGTAGGTATTTTTGATAATCAAAAAAGAAGTATTGTAAAACCTGTAGATACTAAAGTAGATATTCCTATTATCGATAAAAGAGTAGGTCAAGTATTATCTATCCAAGGTAACAATGTTCAATTAATGGATATGGAAAGTTACGAAACTTTAGATTTAGAAATGCCTGAAGATTTAAAAGATGAAATTACTGAAGGAATTGAAGTAGATTACATCGTTGCTTTAGGTAACATGAAAATCATGAGAACTAAATAA
- the speB gene encoding agmatinase codes for MLFNTYEPWKFAFSQESSDLDQVEEGSWGIIGVPFDSTTSYHSGARFGPTVVREASFGFEKYNSVFDTFIDTTFYDFGDVNVIPGNCKKTCDIIEDTVNEISEFKIKPILIGGEHSASIGALESLTEQYDDLTIVHLDAHRDLADDFIGEKYSHATVMRRAYDFGLNELIQIGIRSASKEEEDFANEKENITTFNNINVFHHLDGIEYYLDNIKTPVYLSIDMDVLDPSVAPSVGNPTPFGLSIRDVEIILKVISQKNVVGMDVVETATKKLGELTAVTASKLIYDFLSLI; via the coding sequence ATGCTTTTTAATACTTATGAACCATGGAAATTTGCATTTTCTCAAGAAAGTTCTGATTTAGATCAAGTTGAAGAAGGTTCTTGGGGAATAATTGGAGTTCCATTTGATAGTACTACTTCTTACCATTCTGGGGCTCGTTTTGGACCAACTGTTGTTAGAGAAGCTTCTTTTGGTTTTGAAAAATATAATTCTGTTTTTGATACATTCATAGACACTACATTTTATGATTTTGGGGATGTTAATGTAATTCCTGGAAATTGTAAAAAAACTTGTGATATTATTGAAGATACTGTTAATGAAATATCTGAATTTAAGATAAAGCCTATTTTAATTGGTGGAGAACATAGTGCAAGTATTGGTGCTTTAGAATCATTAACTGAACAATATGATGATTTAACTATTGTTCATCTTGATGCCCATAGAGATTTGGCTGATGATTTCATTGGTGAGAAATATTCTCATGCTACAGTTATGAGAAGAGCATATGATTTTGGCTTGAATGAATTAATCCAAATAGGTATTCGTTCTGCTTCTAAAGAAGAAGAAGATTTTGCCAATGAAAAAGAAAATATTACCACTTTCAATAATATTAATGTATTTCACCATTTAGATGGTATTGAATATTATTTAGATAATATTAAAACACCTGTTTATCTTTCTATTGATATGGATGTTTTAGATCCTTCTGTTGCACCAAGTGTTGGTAATCCTACACCTTTTGGTTTATCTATTCGTGATGTTGAAATTATTTTAAAGGTTATTTCACAAAAAAATGTTGTGGGAATGGATGTTGTTGAAACAGCTACTAAAAAGTTAGGTGAATTAACAGCAGTTACTGCATCTAAACTAATTTATGACTTTTTGTCTTTAATTTAA
- a CDS encoding MATE family efflux transporter: MTTEVKKKHSNIELIRGDPKKAINKLSVPMMASMLLIMAYNIADSVWVAGLGAEALAAIGFITPLFLIVIGLGNGIGSGANSLMARAIGAKNKALVNNAALHAIVITLIISIVAPLILVPLLPQIITLMGGGETLEYALAYGNITFGLMIVFLFSSVASAILRAEGDVNRATIAMAITAILNIVLDPIFIYYLGMGIAGAGWATIISATISCVVMIYWMWVKKDTYVDLHFSQFKPSKAVLFDILKVSIPSTAEQFIMSLLAMVINAMLVMVATTDAVAVYTAGMRLIQIAMIPLMGLGTALLTVGGAAYGARNYKKLNISLNYTVKTGFIISIVMAIIFAIFAPQIALLFSYSASTAYLTPQIATLIRLFTLFLIFMPFGMSAACLFQGAGRGVNSLVITLLRSLICESIFAYLFGFVFGMGEVGIYCGVIVGGFCGSMFGYAWSRIFLNKTKKLFEHHNSEKTVES, encoded by the coding sequence ATGACAACTGAAGTGAAAAAGAAACATTCCAACATTGAATTAATTAGAGGAGACCCAAAAAAAGCAATTAATAAATTATCCGTACCAATGATGGCTTCAATGTTACTTATTATGGCATATAACATTGCAGACAGTGTATGGGTAGCGGGACTTGGAGCTGAAGCTTTAGCAGCTATTGGATTCATTACTCCTTTATTTTTAATTGTTATCGGGTTAGGAAACGGTATTGGATCTGGTGCAAACTCATTAATGGCTAGGGCGATTGGTGCTAAAAATAAAGCATTAGTTAACAATGCAGCATTACATGCAATAGTTATTACACTTATTATAAGTATTGTCGCACCGTTAATATTAGTCCCACTCCTTCCACAAATTATTACATTAATGGGAGGGGGAGAAACCCTTGAATATGCATTAGCATATGGTAATATTACTTTTGGATTAATGATTGTATTTCTTTTCTCCTCAGTTGCATCTGCAATTTTAAGAGCTGAAGGAGATGTAAACAGAGCTACAATTGCAATGGCAATTACAGCTATTTTAAACATTGTTCTTGACCCAATTTTCATATACTATTTAGGTATGGGAATAGCAGGAGCTGGATGGGCAACAATCATCTCAGCAACAATTTCATGCGTAGTTATGATTTACTGGATGTGGGTTAAAAAAGATACTTATGTAGATTTACATTTCTCACAATTTAAACCAAGTAAAGCAGTATTATTTGATATTTTAAAAGTTTCAATACCATCTACTGCAGAACAATTCATTATGTCACTTCTTGCAATGGTTATAAATGCAATGCTTGTAATGGTTGCAACAACAGATGCAGTTGCAGTATATACTGCAGGTATGAGATTAATACAAATAGCTATGATTCCTTTAATGGGTCTCGGTACTGCTCTTTTAACAGTAGGGGGAGCCGCTTACGGTGCACGTAACTATAAAAAGCTAAATATCAGTCTTAATTACACTGTTAAAACAGGGTTCATAATATCAATAGTTATGGCAATCATATTTGCAATATTTGCACCGCAAATTGCATTGTTATTCTCCTATTCTGCATCAACAGCATATTTAACACCGCAAATTGCAACATTAATTAGGTTATTCACATTGTTCTTAATTTTCATGCCATTTGGTATGTCTGCAGCTTGTTTATTCCAAGGTGCAGGAAGAGGTGTGAACTCCTTAGTCATTACATTATTAAGATCATTAATTTGTGAATCAATATTCGCTTATCTCTTTGGTTTCGTATTTGGAATGGGTGAAGTCGGTATTTACTGTGGTGTTATTGTTGGAGGATTCTGTGGTTCAATGTTCGGTTATGCTTGGTCTAGAATATTCCTTAATAAAACCAAAAAACTATTTGAACACCACAATAGCGAAAAAACTGTGGAAAGTTAA